The Brachyhypopomus gauderio isolate BG-103 chromosome 19, BGAUD_0.2, whole genome shotgun sequence DNA segment GACAAACCTGGAACATGTTTGTCTTGTAACTAAAGCAAATTTCTGTGTAATCAACTGAAGCCACCATGGTATCTGCTCAGAGATAATGCAAACAGATCATTTATCATCTCTCTGACTCTGAATAGAGAGTAGTGTCACAATCTGTAGCTACTTGATTAATGGCCATTGTTTAAGAACAATATTATTACGTTAATGCTTGCTTTTTATGTAATGCCCAAAAACATTGTCACAACAAAAGAGGGTCTGGAATAGATTATCTGGAATTACAGACTTCACATGTAATTCTGATTGTTCTCCTTTTGGAGAATTCACATAGATATTTAGAGAATTATCATGTACACTTGTGCCAAATTATAGATTCAGTGCATGTGAGCACTCTGGTGATGTGGCTTAACATCTCTGACTGTACAAGCACTATCATGTGTCTTATAGTGGATTGTGTGTATTGTGCTGGTCCCTCTTAACTGAACGGACAGAGCTGTGCTGGGGTTGCACACCACTGGAGCTGCTCATGACGTCCTCACGCAGGCCTGCACGCTTGCGTACGAGAGCAGTGCCAAGCCCGTCTGCTCACCAGTAGTACGCCACCTTCTCCCCCAGGTCCCGGTCCAGGACGTTGCGATCCAGCACGTTGTAACACACGTTGGTCTTGGCTCCTGCCATGAACTTCATGTTTATGTTTCCCTTGGTGACATCAAAGTTGAACTGCAGCACTGGACCCGAGGGCGGCTCCGTCCAGTAGAACTCCTGAGCTACGTCCCTCCAGAACTCTGGGGAGCAACAGACGTGTGGAAGCTCATAACATAGACCCACAGCCCACGTCAGGTTATGCCAGACCAGGATGACAGCAGGGAGCTCCCCTTACCTTCAGGCTCCTCAATAGATCTTTTGTACAATGCAAGATATGAGTTGAAGTTTGGCACGTGAGCATTGGTTTGTAGATCCTCTGGAGGATAAAATATCTTCTCCTCTTTATCCTGACGCCCTGGAACCACCATGGTTGTCAGATGGCCTTAGAATAAAAAGCACTTGACCACTCCAGACTCCAAAAGGTATTACCAGCAGCGAACTGCCCTGTAATTCACCTATGAAGCACTTTATTGTGGCCGTGTGAGTAGATCCCACCCTCGTCTGCTTAGCGCCCCAAGAACCAATCGTAAGGCAGCGCTCGCCACTCCCACTTTTTCATTGGCTGGACGAACGCTCGGGTGCTGATCCCATTACGGGGGGTGTGGCCTGAGGGAGACCCGTCAAAGCCACAGAACAGAGAAAAATAACAACCTCTCCTCCTCAATGTCCACTGTAGCATATTTAGGAAAGGTCACCCTCGTCATCTACGTAGTATAGTTTCTCATTTACATTAAAAAAGACAGACTTCGAAGGAAAAGTTATAGGAACAATGTGTTGCCTGGTATATTATATTTAACATTGGTATTCCAGTAAATCAAAGTTGTGTTTGAAAGTTAATAAAAGTTGTGAGTTAATTATAATTTCCaaacatttattattttattcaaaGTTATTATATGAGCAGCGTCTTCTCACTATAATAACATAGTCACACGCATTTGCCGTCGGCGTGTATTTGAAATGGAGCTTCGCGTTATCTGCGCTCGATTACACGGCCTGGCGACCTCGCCGTCACGCAGACCCGCTAAATCGCTCCGGAGTCGCTCGTTCTGCTGGTGTCCGCCATTGCGCGTCCGTAGAGCGACCGACCACCAAACGCCGTGAAACATGTTCCTGTCGTCGGCGCTGCGATCAGCGCTCACACACGCGGTAGGACTGTTTCATTTGGGCTCTTGTATGTCGCATACGTGTTTTAAACGAGTCAGTTTGGGTTGTAGGGACCTAGTTAGCGTCGGCTAAGCTCGTGTCATCTTGCAAGGGCGAGTTGGATGTAGCTAGCACCACCGTTATGATAACACCACCACCTTTATGATAATAACACCACCACCTTTATGATAATAACACCACCACCTTTATGATAATAACACCACCACCTTTATGATAATAACACCACCACCTTTATGATAATAACACCACCACCTTTATGATAATAACACCACCACCTTAATTATAATAACACCACCACCTTAATTATAATAACACCACCACCTTAATTATAATAACACCACCACCTTAATTATAATAACACCACCACCTTAATTATAATAACACCACCACCTTTATGataaacaacaccaccacctttatgataaacaacaccaccacctttatgataaacaacaccaccacctttatgataaacaacaccaccacctttatgataaacaacaccaccacctttatgataaacaacaccaccacctttatgataaacaacaccaccacctttatgataaacaacaccaccacctttatgataaacaacaccaccacctttatgataaacaacaccaccacctttatGATGATAACACCACCACCTTTATGATGATAACACCACCACCTTTATGATGATAACACCACCACCTTTATGATGATAACACCACCACCTTTATGATAACACCACCACCTTTATGATGATAACACCACCACCTTTATGATGATAACACCACCACCTTTATGATGATAACACCACCACCTTTATGATAATAACACCACCACCTTAATTATAATAACACCACCACCTTAATTATAATAACACCACCACCTTAATTATAATAACACCACCACCTTTATGataaacaacaccaccacctttatGATGATAACACCACCACCTTAATTATAATAACACCACCACCTTAATTATAATAACACCACCACCTTAATTATAATAACACCACCACCTTTATGATAGATAACACCACCACCTTTATGATGATAACACCACCACCTTTATGATGATAACACCACCACCTTTATTATAGCACCACCTTTATTATAATGACTGTTAACCTACGTTACCATTTCTATAACATCACACTTAACCAAGGCACCGCTAAATCTTGTGTGCAACTTCAAATAACCGTAGTTAGGCAGTAAGTGCCTCCAGTTTGAATTGCTAAGCAAAGGTTGCTTAAAGGTGGCCGTGGCTGCTGAGGTCGGTTAATGTCGGTTTGATGTCGGTAGCGTGTTTTAAACTCACtcgtctgtgtgttgtgttcgcAGGGCGCGAGAGCGGGCGTCCGCAGTCTACACCGCTCCGCCGTGCGCTCAGCTGCAGGAGTCTTCGTGGTACGAACTTCTCTCTTTTGTTCAATCATGGGCTGTACGGACTGTACATGTTACCTGTGTAGGACATTTGTCATTCATCGGACGCATTATTCAAGCACTAAGATTTAATACAGAAACTGGAGTTTAGTCATATCTGATCAGTACATCCACCAAGGGCAGAATTTGATCTTTAATTTTGAAATCTAAAATGTTAAAATGACTAAGTTGAAAGATGGAAAGGATGTCATCAGTTTTCTGTAGCGTTTGTAGATTGTCTCAGTGTTGTCAATCAAGAGGTCACAGCACCCTTGTGATATAGTGAGTATTCATTACTGCCCACTACCATGACTGCTTGAGTCCCAGCACAACGTCAGTGCCCTTAGAATGATGTCTGAGGCTTCTTACAATTTGATAGCAGAAACCCCCTGCCACTTTAGGAGTTAAacgtaaaataaaaaacaagttGGTGAGTGTTAATGAAAGGGGAAAAATTGGACGCACTTGATTGGATGTTAAGATGGAGACGTTTAATTGGACCTTTTTTCAAACTTATTCCACATTATGATATTGCTTAAGCTTTATTAGGTGAAGCACACACACgaaatatttaaatgtaagcccacatatatacatatatttaaatgtaaGCCCACATATAAGTATAATAAACAAAGCAGTTTTACCACTTCGCTGCTCAATGTGTGCGTGGGTTGGACATCTGTGTTTCATTTAATGCTTGATGTTGGACAACTTTATATTGTGTATTTCTAAGAGAGAAAACCAACCAAATCTCACAGAAAGCAGATTTAAACTACATTTTACTCTgtaatacaaacaaaaacatttgacAAATTTTCTTAAATTCTTTCCCCTACCCAGCATAGAGATACTCCAGAAAACAACCCAGATACTCCATTTGAGTTCACCCCTGAGAACATGAAGGTGAGAACATGTTTACTGGTCTTGCTCCAAGTTGTTATTGCACTTGGCTGGCTTACTAAACACTAGTATGTACACTCATGTCCAAATATAGGGTATTCATCTTGTATTCATCTTGTACTGTTCGTCTATGTACTGAGGTTCTGAGGTGTGGTCTAGCTTGGCATCATTAGATGTAGATTCACCAGATTTCTTTCCTGAGCTGGCCAGCAGGTCACCAGAGCATTTGGTAAAGGGGCAGCAGAACCCGCAGTGTCTGACCGGCTGGGTGCTAAGTGCACCGTGCAGTTGGTGAAGTGGCAGGTTTGTGCGCTAACGTGTGCATTTGTTTGTTCGGTGCAAGAGAGTGGAAGCCATCATAAACAACTACCCCAAAGGTCACAAACAGGCGGCCACCCTCCCGGTGCTGGACCTGGCCCAGAGGCAGCACGGCTGGCTCCCCATCTCAGCCATGAACAAGGTAAACAGCACCGCAGTCCGGTGGCGGCCATCGGCCCGGCGATGTTATAGAATACGGTGTGAGAATGCTGTATTAAGGACATTGCTACATTTATGTTATTGGTTGTATGGCTGGGTGAGTTTTTAGGAAGTGCAAGAGAGAGTTTAGAGCTGATTTCAGATCAGTGAGTACACTCTTGGATCACGAGTTATGCTATATATGCTATTCATTTGTTTTGAATAATGGATTAAATTAATAACGagtaattgggggggggggggtaattgaTAATTTATCATTGTAATCAAATCCATGTCATGAATGTGAAGTTGCACATGGGTAGTTCTTCATAAGCTCTGTGGAGCAGTAGCACACCTGAAGATGGCTGGTTCTCTTCCCCAGGTGGCGGAGGTGTTGGAGATCGCCCCGATGAGGGTGTACGAGGTGGCTACGTTCTACACCATGTTCCTCCGTCAGCCGGTGGGGAAGTACCACATCCAGGTGTGCACCACCACGCCCTGCATGCTGTGTGACTCGGACAGCATCCTGAAGGCCATCCAGACCAAGCTGGGTAAGCACGCagtaccccctcccccccaccaggGGGCCACGTTTAAAACGTTAGCCGGTCTCTCAATGCAAAGCAACAGATTTGCTATAGTCTCACTGGACATGCATAAAAATCCACACAGCACTACTGAATGGAGGTGCACGTACGTATTTAATAGTGAGGAGAGGGTGCAGATGTGCGagtggatgcgtgtgtgtgtgtgtacatatttcAGGGAATTAGTGATACATTTTCATAATGACACTTGGGTCATGATTcaatacttttttctttttttaataactTTTCTGGGTTATATTTGTTCTTAAAGTAGTTTACCTAAGGTATATCCAGAAGACAGAATATGACAGGTAATTGCCCTAAATAAAGACTTTGGTCAATTAATCccacaaatatttttaatagttaaaattacagataaacaaatatctccaccaaacacgcacacacaagcttAAAATTAATCAAGCACAGAATATTAGAATTAACTAATTACTGACACCAAATAAATACACATCTTGCATTTGAGGAACCTGAGACATAATAAATGCATTATTTTTAAGAATAACACtgaataaatatatttacatattcatttatatataaaaattaaatgaaTTATGAAATATAAATTTATATACCTGGCTAAAAGCAGGATTAGTCTAATAATTTCTTTGTGTGAAAACATCTTTATTGTAAGATTTGTGAGATTGTTTAACCCTTTTAAAAATGCCAATAACCACCCCCGTCCTTTCGTTAGGTATCAAAGTCGGAGAGACCACGCCGGACAAACTGTTCACGCTAATAGAGGTGGAATGTCTGGGTGCATGTGTGAACGCCCCAATGGTTCAAATCAACGACCTCTATTACGTGAGTAGAGCCGCTCAGCTTCATTACGGACGAGAGGACCTGTTCACACAGCAGCCCGAGGCTGTGGCCTTGTTGGGCAGGGTTAATGGAGCCGATTGCCCCGCTCGTGTGAGGCAGGGGCAGAATGGGGGGAGTGTTGTGTGTTTCCTGTTTGTGGCCACGAGTCCTTGCTCTCTGTTGTCGTTGTTTAGATGAGTATTCCCTAGTTTCCTCAGAAGCGGcagtgggcacacacacacacacacacacacactcggggtACATTTCAGCTTTTAACTGGAACACGGCTCACTAGACAACACGGCAAACATGCACCGTTCAGTTTGTTTAATAAAGGCCATAATTAATTAAGTCAAACTTGTATTATAAGTCTAGTCATGTTTCTCCTCTACTGAATGAACCGGTTTGGGCTACTGTACCCTTGATCAAGCTGACGAGGGAATATAAAAACAACATTATTGGGTCCTGCTCGTTAAAAGCGTTTTGGATACACAAGGACATGCAAAGCAGAATGAATCATTTCCTCAATCTACTATCAATCTGTTGTTTGGAGTTTGAGTTGGTGAGTAAGTGAACTTCCGTGTGTGGTCAAATCCCGCTGCAATACTGCAAATGCATTTACGGTCTAGAACAAAGAGAAGT contains these protein-coding regions:
- the ndufv2 gene encoding NADH dehydrogenase [ubiquinone] flavoprotein 2, mitochondrial is translated as MFLSSALRSALTHAGARAGVRSLHRSAVRSAAGVFVHRDTPENNPDTPFEFTPENMKRVEAIINNYPKGHKQAATLPVLDLAQRQHGWLPISAMNKVAEVLEIAPMRVYEVATFYTMFLRQPVGKYHIQVCTTTPCMLCDSDSILKAIQTKLGIKVGETTPDKLFTLIEVECLGACVNAPMVQINDLYYEDLKPSDIEHIIDELKAGRVPPPGPRSGRFSCEPAEGLTSLTGPPPGPGFGVRSDL